TTGTCTACTATGGTCTTCCCATTCTGATGCCCGGATTACGGCTCGAACGTTTTACTGCGGCGGCTCTGACCTTTATACTCAACTATGGTGCCTACTTTACAGAGATTTTCCGCGGGGGAATCCAGTCCATAGACAAAGGGCAGTACGAAGCCTCCCGGGTTCTGGGTATGAATTACACCCAGACCATGATCCGGGTCATCCTTCCCCAGACAGTCAAAAGAGTGCTGCCTCCGGTGGCCAATGAAGCCATAACACTGGTCAAGGACACGGCTCTGATTGTTGTGTTGGGAATCGGTGATATACTCCGCAACTCGAAAGAGATTGTCGCCCGTGACTTTACCATCAGCCCCTTTGTGATTGCAGCCTGTGT
This is a stretch of genomic DNA from Oceanispirochaeta sp.. It encodes these proteins:
- a CDS encoding amino acid ABC transporter permease is translated as MEYLLDSTQYILQGCTVTLKLFAITLILSIPLGFSCAMAKTSHIKALRVLMELYTSVVRGTPLLLQIFFVYYGLPILMPGLRLERFTAAALTFILNYGAYFTEIFRGGIQSIDKGQYEASRVLGMNYTQTMIRVILPQTVKRVLPPVANEAITLVKDTALIVVLGIGDILRNSKEIVARDFTISPFVIAACVYLIMNYGVVLFFKKLEQKYAVYE